ATTCGTTTTTCGAGGGCAAAACCGGACAGATTTTTGGACTTTTTTCAATAATTGTGTGATTTGGGGTGTATTACTAGCATGAACGAACTTTTCAGTTAGTTTTTCAGCCTTGATATTCTGTGATGATCTATTGACACTATGACCCCCAACCTTCTCATTATCAAGCAGGAATTTAGGGGCTTGTTGCGGGTAATCTTTGAGGCGTAAACGTCGTTGGGCTCCAAAGAATGTGGAAGGCAGGCCGAAAATATGGCACATGAATATCCGGTGACATTAACGTGGTCGGGCGGACGTGATGGTAAGGGTGAAATCGTACTTGAGAATGGGATAAAAGTTCCCATTTCGATAGGCAAATCCCTCGGAGGTCTTGGAGAAGGCAGCAACCCCGAAGAGCTTTTGACCACTGCGGTCGGAGCCTGTTATGTAATGACCTTTGGGCTTGTCGCTTCGAACCGAAAGCTCCCTGTGGAATCGCTTTCAGTGCAGGTAAGCGGCACACTCGAAGGCGCCCTAACGGATTTGAAGTTCACCAAAATTCTAATTCGACCGAAAATACGAGCCAATTCGCCTACACCTGAACAGCGGGAGACGATAATGCAAACCGCCCATAAGGCAGAACAGCTTTGCATCATATCCCGCACTTTGAGGGGCAACGTCGAAATTATTGTTGAACCCGAAATTGAGGAGGTCTGAAATGCGTCGTCGCCTAATTGCCGGCAACTGGAAAATGAACTTAACCATCCCCGAAGGCATCGCTTTAGTGGATGCGATTATACGAAGAGTCAAAATGCGCCCTGACGTTGAAGTGGTCGTATGCCCACCCTTCACGAGCCTGAGCGCTGTTTATGAAGAAATAAAAAGCACCACCATCACCCTTGGCGCCCAAAACATGTTTTGGAAGGATTCGGGAGCCTTTACCGGTCAGGTTTCTCCCCCCATGTTGGTTTCCACGGGATGCACTTATGTTATTCTCGGCCACTCCGAAACACGCG
This is a stretch of genomic DNA from bacterium. It encodes these proteins:
- a CDS encoding OsmC family protein, with amino-acid sequence MAHEYPVTLTWSGGRDGKGEIVLENGIKVPISIGKSLGGLGEGSNPEELLTTAVGACYVMTFGLVASNRKLPVESLSVQVSGTLEGALTDLKFTKILIRPKIRANSPTPEQRETIMQTAHKAEQLCIISRTLRGNVEIIVEPEIEEV